AGTCTTTGGAGCTGAGAAACGCCTGCATTCTCTTGTTGTTGGTAAGCGTATATCTGACCATACGTCTTATGCCCTTTTCTACATATTTTTTCTCCAGATCTTCGTTCATACTACGGTAGATGCCCATCCTCCGGTAATCAGGCGCTACATAGCCATCCGAAACGTATAAGGTGTCGCCGGTATAATCTTCAATGCGACTTTCATCAGGATACTCGAGGTAGGCGAAAATGAAGCCTACTGGCTTGTCGCGGTCCCATGCGATGATACAGGTACCTTCGCAATCTTCCTGCATTTCTATCACATGTTGCATGTAGTTCTCCGCAATATCTTCCCAGGCGGCGGTGCCCGGGAAGAATTCTTTTTCCGATAGATGCAGCTGGTGCAGCATTTCAGCCATTACGTCGTAATAGTCGCGGATACGTATATGCGTTAATGTTATCATTCGTAATCAGGTTTTATCGGGGAGCCTGTCCAGCTGGTGCCGGATTGCAGTTTTTCTCCTTTCATTACCAGTGATAAAGGTGCGAGGTTTACATCGTCGCCGATTTCGCTATCATAGAGAATGATGGTACGTGCGCCGATGCTGCTACGCTGGCCTATTTTTATCGGGCCTACTTTCATTACACGGTCTTCGAAGAGGTGCGTCTGCGGGCCGCTGTCGTCATTTAAAGCGGAATCGCTGCCGATTTCCACCATATCGAATTCGGTAATGTCGGTGGTGAACAACCATACGCGGCGGCCTGTTTTCACACCGAGGAAGCGCAGGAGTACCGGCAGCCATGGTGTGCCTTTCAGGTATTCCAGCAGGAATGGCACTGATAG
This window of the Chitinophaga sp. Cy-1792 genome carries:
- a CDS encoding GNAT family N-acetyltransferase: MITLTHIRIRDYYDVMAEMLHQLHLSEKEFFPGTAAWEDIAENYMQHVIEMQEDCEGTCIIAWDRDKPVGFIFAYLEYPDESRIEDYTGDTLYVSDGYVAPDYRRMGIYRSMNEDLEKKYVEKGIRRMVRYTLTNNKRMQAFLSSKDYTATRLVYEKWLTPDGQHPRKIL